From Brassica oleracea var. oleracea cultivar TO1000 chromosome C3, BOL, whole genome shotgun sequence, a single genomic window includes:
- the LOC106336038 gene encoding GRR1-like protein 1, translating into MDLRLPSKVLEHILSFVDSNEDRNSVSLVCKSWFETERRTRKRVIVRNCYAVTPAAVARRFPEMKSLTLKGKPHFADYNLVPDGWGGYVWPWIEAMAAKCPSLEELRLKRMVVTDECLEKIAASFKDFKVLVLTSCEGFSTDGLAAIAVACRNLRELELRECIVEDIGGDWLSYFPETLTSLVSLDFSCLDSEVKLSDLERLLSRSPNLKSLKLNRAVSLDALGSLLRLAPQLVELGTGSFSDKLDQEAVAKLSQAFSELKELKSLSGLWDVLPEYIPLLYSVCPGLTSLNLSYATVQMSDLVELITRCSNLQKLWVMDLIEDKGLEVVASSCKELRELRVFPSGAGLDETNVAMTEQGLVYVSEACPNLESVLYFCVQFTNTAMVTIARNRPNLKCFRLCVMEPFAPDHKTQKPLDEGFKAIVERCKDLQRLSVSGLLTDKAFEYIGTHGKKLRMLSIAFAGDSDLMLHHLLSGCESLNKLEIRDCPFGDTALLENAAKLKTMRSLWMSSCCVSFGACKLLSQKMPKLNVEVIDEHPLETRPDSSPVERIYIYRTLAGPRLDMPEFVWTIHKNPEIGVSHLAIK; encoded by the exons ATGGATCTCCGATTACCATCTAAGGTTCTTGAGCATATCCTCTCCTTCGTCGACTCCAACGAGGATCGAAACTCTGTTTCTCTGGTCTGCAAGTCATGGTTCGAGACAGAGCGGCGAACTCGGAAAAGGGTCATTGTCAGAAACTGTTACGCGGTTACCCCCGCGGCGGTTGCACGGCGGTTCCCGGAGATGAAGTCTCTGACTCTGAAAGGGAAGCCTCACTTCGCTGACTACAACTTGGTTCCTGACGGTTGGGGTGGTTATGTTTGGCCGTGGATTGAGGCTATGGCGGCGAAATGCCCGTCTCTTGAAGAGTTGAGGTTGAAGAGAATGGTGGTGACTGATGAGTGCTTGGAGAAGATTGCTGCTTCGTTTAAGGATTTTAAGGTTCTTGTGTTGACTTCTTGTGAAGGTTTCTCTACTGATGGTCTTGCAGCCATTGCAGTAGCTTGCAG GAACCTGAGAGAGCTGGAATTGCGAGAGTGCATAGTTGAGGATATTGGAGGAGACTGGCTTAGCTATTTCCCTGAAACTTTGACTTCTCTTGTCTCTCTTGACTTCTCTTGTTTAGACTCAGAGGTTAAACTTTCAGACTTGGAGCGTCTCTTGAGCAGGTCTCCAAACCTCAAGTCTCTCAAGCTGAATCGAGCTGTGAGTCTAGACGCTCTGGGGAGCTTGCTTCGTCTAGCTCCACAGCTGGTTGAGCTTGGCACAGGTTCTTTCTCAGATAAGCTAGATCAAGAAGCGGTTGCAAAGTTATCACAAGCTTTTTCAGAGTTGAAGGAGCTTAAGAGCTTATCTGGTCTCTGGGATGTCCTCCCTGAGTATATTCCACTTCTTTACTCTGTTTGTCCTGGTCTTACCTCGTTGAACTTGAGCTATGCTACTGTCCAAATGTCTGATCTTGTCGAGCTTATTACTCGATGCTCCAACTTGCAGAAGCTATGG GTAATGGACTTGATAGAGGACAAAGGTCTCGAAGTTGTTGCCTCGTCTTGTAAGGAACTGCGAGAACTAAGGGTGTTTCCATCTGGAGCAGGTCTCGATGAAACAAATGTAGCTATGACTGAACAAGGTCTGGTCTATGTATCTGAAGCGTGTCCGAATCTTGAGTCTGTTCTCTACTTTTGTGTCCAGTTTACAAATACAGCTATGGTTACCATAGCAAGAAACCGTCCAAATCTCAAATGCTTCCGCCTGTGTGTAATGGAGCCATTTGCTCCTGATCACAAAACACAGAAGCCACTTGATGAAGGATTCAAAGCCATAGTTGAAAGATGCAAGGATCTTCAACGGCTCTCTGTCTCTGGTCTCCTCACTGACAAGGCTTTTGAATACATTGGGACACATGGCAAGAAGCTTAGGATGCTATCAATAGCATTTGCTGGGGACAGTGACTTGATGCTACACCACTTGTTGTCAGGCTGTGAGAGTTTAAACAAGCTTGAGATAAGGGATTGCCCTTTTGGAGACACTGCTTTACTGGAGAACGCGGCGAAACTAAAAACCATGCGGTCCCTTTGGATGTCATCTTGCTGTGTTAGTTTTGGTGCTTGCAAGCTCCTGAGTCAAAAAATGCCAAAGCTAAATGTTGAAGTCATTGATGAACATCCTCTAGAGACAAGACCTGACAGCTCTCCAGTTGAGAGGATATACATATACAGGACACTCGCAGGACCAAGATTGGACATGCCTGAATTTGTGTGGACAATACACAAGAATCCAGAGATTGGAGTTTCACATCTAGCCATAAAGTAA